The Echinicola rosea genome has a segment encoding these proteins:
- a CDS encoding alpha/beta fold hydrolase, protein MKKTVFVGLALLFLGILNLTTAQEKYSGFVQTIDIQDYQGKKFTFTALTKHESNNQMIGFAACYDDQGRFLENQLGEGPARMESNEWGTLTLSGKIHKKSAKLLIGVLCQNAGVYYLDDLKLTLKGKKDEAPILVNGTFEDLDGGLSAFVNLNKEDSAALIKDPTPGNNHILRLSVKGDSTAIGGNNKVGKQVKANGINLYYETYGEGEPLLLLHGADMSMASFSSIIPTMAKHYKVIALDTRGHGKSTEDGRKLTYELYAEDVNAFLDKLGIEAVNVLGWSDGGNTGLILAMNYPEKVKSLAAMAAVLYNDHSSVDSKINKILEKQIEDLESRTLNKREEFSLRVKKSLQSEPNIPPASLSKINCPTLIMAGEHDYVKESHTRLIAENIPDATLVILDGTGHNAPAEIPQRFSETVLNFYGGR, encoded by the coding sequence ATGAAAAAAACTGTTTTTGTAGGACTGGCACTGCTTTTTTTAGGAATTTTAAATTTGACCACAGCCCAAGAAAAGTATTCCGGTTTTGTCCAAACCATCGACATCCAAGACTACCAAGGTAAAAAATTCACTTTCACTGCGCTTACCAAGCATGAATCCAACAACCAAATGATAGGCTTTGCAGCTTGTTATGATGATCAAGGCCGGTTTTTGGAAAACCAATTGGGTGAAGGACCGGCTCGAATGGAAAGTAACGAGTGGGGAACATTGACCCTTTCTGGGAAAATCCATAAAAAAAGCGCCAAACTTCTAATCGGCGTATTGTGCCAAAATGCTGGGGTGTATTACTTAGATGACTTAAAGCTCACCCTCAAAGGCAAAAAAGATGAAGCCCCTATTTTGGTGAATGGAACTTTCGAGGATTTAGACGGTGGTCTTTCTGCATTTGTGAACCTAAACAAAGAAGACAGTGCTGCCCTCATCAAAGACCCCACTCCTGGGAACAATCATATCTTAAGACTAAGTGTAAAAGGCGATAGTACAGCAATCGGCGGCAACAATAAGGTGGGAAAGCAGGTAAAGGCCAATGGTATCAACCTCTATTACGAAACCTACGGAGAGGGTGAACCATTGTTATTATTGCATGGCGCCGACATGTCTATGGCGAGTTTTTCCAGCATTATCCCCACCATGGCGAAGCATTACAAGGTCATCGCACTGGACACAAGAGGACATGGCAAATCCACTGAAGATGGCAGGAAACTGACGTATGAGCTATACGCTGAAGATGTCAACGCCTTTTTGGATAAACTGGGAATAGAAGCAGTAAATGTCCTTGGATGGAGCGATGGTGGAAACACCGGCCTGATACTGGCCATGAACTATCCCGAAAAAGTCAAGAGCTTGGCAGCCATGGCCGCAGTCCTCTACAATGACCATAGTTCCGTAGATTCCAAAATCAACAAAATCCTGGAAAAACAAATCGAGGACTTGGAAAGTCGCACACTAAACAAAAGGGAGGAATTTTCCTTACGAGTCAAAAAAAGTTTACAGTCAGAACCAAACATCCCTCCCGCTTCCTTATCCAAGATCAATTGTCCTACACTGATCATGGCAGGTGAACACGATTATGTCAAGGAATCCCATACCAGATTGATTGCTGAAAACATCCCTGATGCTACATTGGTTATCCTGGACGGCACAGGTCATAATGCGCCGGCAGAGATCCCGCAGCGGTTTTCGGAGACGGTGCTCAATTTCTATGGAGGAAGGTAA